Proteins from a single region of Seriola aureovittata isolate HTS-2021-v1 ecotype China chromosome 9, ASM2101889v1, whole genome shotgun sequence:
- the LOC130175274 gene encoding protein ILRUN-like produces the protein MEGMDLDLDLDQELMQKFSCMGTTDKDILISEFQRLLGFQLNPAGCAFFLDMTNWNLQAAIGAYYDFESPNISAPCMSFVKDVTIGEGESVPPDTPFTKTWRIQNTGPESWPPGVCLKYVGGDQFGHVNMVMVRSLDPQEMADVSVQMQSPVSPGMYQGQWRMCTATGLYYGDVIWVILSVEVGGLLGVTQQLSSFQAEFNTQPHRSLEGDYNPFASPEKSKCPNSSNNNSLHDDSGHRVAEEHWQGNPNQLQQDQNGLSHNSVDIVANSLQSNLSVVSYNQGIQESYPFGHS, from the exons ATGGAGGGcatggacctggacctggacctggaccaggagCTCATGCAGAAATTCAGCTGCATGGGTACAACAGACAAAGATATTCTAATATCAGAATTTCAGAGACTCCTTGGGTTTCAGCTTAACCCCGCCGGATGCGCCTTCTTTCTGGACATGACCAACTG GAATTTACAGGCAGCCATTGGAGCCTACTATGACTTTGAGAGTCCCAACATCAGTGCACCGTGCATGTCCTTTGTGAAGGATGTGACAATTGGTGAGGGTGAATCAGTTCCACCCGACACACCTTTTACAAAGACCTGGAGGATACAGAACACGG GTCCAGAGTCGTGGCCTCCCGGGGTTTGTCTGAAGTATGTCGGAGGAGACCAGTTTGGTCACGTAAACATGGTGATGGTGCGGTCTCTAGACCCCCAGGAAATGGCTGATGTTAGTGTACAGATGCAGAGCCCCGTGTCTCCTGGCATGTATCAGGGTCAGTGGAGAATGTGCACAGCTACAGGACTTTACTATGGAG ATGTAATTTGGGTGATTCTGAGTGTGGAGGTTGGAGGCCTCCTTGGCGTCACACAGCAGCTTTCCTCCTTCCAAGCTGAGTTCAACACCCAGCCTCACCGCAGCCTGGAGGGAGACTACAATCCCTTTGCCTCGCCAGAGAAAAGCAAGTGCcccaacagcagcaacaacaacagcctccATGATGACAGTGGTCACAGAGTCGCAGAGGAACATTGGCAGGGAAACCCTAACCAGCTACAGCAAGATCAGAATGGACTTTCACACAACTCTGTGGATATAGTAGCAAACAGTCTACAAAGCAATCTATCAGTAGTCTCTTATAACCAG GGTATACAGGAGTCCTATCCTTTTGGTCACTCTTAA